A stretch of the Orcinus orca chromosome 1, mOrcOrc1.1, whole genome shotgun sequence genome encodes the following:
- the LOC125960598 gene encoding collagen alpha-1(II) chain-like encodes MGVGQLAGAGRLGRAPRTAASPVSLRHPFLTRTPGPHVRSQDKADLWASQFGPKQAGGAPVVPPAPLCQPPRGPLPREVSPARGPRCSSLVHSSAHSAPEEHPELSEVRGQQEAVPTAEVGGGSTAGRAGPEGVTRGQRAWQGPGRRAPVGAGFQGQADFGDQAHCWVLERQDRRSPLMARGPHQACREPRVCVGMGGPGGGGRAQVRPPSPGFSPASGLWGTPDSTPVWGPLPTLAISCAPGSPQGSEAGPHPTPWGAGLSPAPLAKHSFCVQPRTPRCPEDSGTPHLRAATGRGGRRGPRSLPGPATCQGQDRRPANPGSGPRPRPA; translated from the coding sequence atgggggtggggcagctgGCAGGTGCAGGGCGTCTGGGCCGGGCACCACGCACAGCCGCCTCCCCAGTTTCTCTCCGTCACCCATTCCTCACCCGGACTCCAGGCCCTCACGTAAGAAGCCAAGATAAGGCCGATTTGTGGGCTAGTCAGTTCGGGCCAAAGCAGGCAGGTGGGGCGCCCGTCGTCCCCCCAGCCCCACTGTGTCAACCGCCAAGGGGACCCCTGCCCCGGGAGGTGAGCCCGGCCCGGGGGCCACGCTGCAGCTCGCTGGTCCATTCATCCGCTCACTCAGCGCCGGAGGAGCACCCAGAGCTGTCAGAAGTCAGAGGTCAGCAAGAGGCCGTACCcactgcagaggtgggaggtggcagcACGGCAGGGCGAGCAGGGCCTGAGGGGGTGACCCGAGGGCAGAGGGCCTGGCAGGGGCCTGGGCGCCGGGCCCCAGTAGGAGCCGGCTTCCAAGGCCAGGCCGACTTTGGGGACCAAGCTCACTGCTGGGTGCTGGAGAGACAGGACCGGAGGAGTCCCCTCATGGCCAGAGGGCCTCACCAAGCCTGTCGGGAGCCCAGAGTGTGTGTGGGGAtgggggggccggggggggggggccgggCGCAAGTGCGCCCCCCAAGCCCCGGCTTCAGCCCAGCCTCTGGCCTGTGGGGGACACCAGACTCTACACCCGTGTGGGGACCTCTCCCCACACTGGCCATTTCATGTGCCCCCGGCAGCCCTCAGGGATCTGAAGCtggtcctcaccccaccccttggGGGGCAGGCCTCTCTCCTGCCCCTCTGGCCAAGCACAGCTTCTGTGTCCAGCCCAGGACTCCCAGGTGTCCTGAGGACTCCGGGACCCCACATCTGAGAGCCGCAACTGGACGGGGCGGTCGCCGTGGGCCTCGTTCTCTGCCCGGTCCGGCAA